The DNA window atggttgtgatcaattgagattttttagagaattgagatgcattatcagccactcatttttattaaatgagtggtccagaatttaccaaatgaaaaatatttttagattaattaattatgaaaaagggcataatgataataataagtaggagtataattttagtttggtgtttaaattaaataaaaaatttaaaatcttgatatttttcaaatatagaaaataaaattattaaaaatcatattcccaaaatttatttttccataatttatttttcttgccAACTTTATTTCTATTAAACCAAACATGGTCCTTTCTCGAATTTCGCTTCTCCACCAAAAACCAAAACTACCACACTTTGAATTCATCTGCACCTCAAAACCagtccctccctctctctctttacTCCTTGAGCTCATGATAGCAGCCGCAACTATTTCTTGTTCAGAAATGACAATTGAGAAAATCACTGATACTTTCTTGTCTGAGCTTCTTTCCCATTTGCAGAGAAGCAAGAAATCTTTCTACGCTTTggtttctcttctctctctctgccTCTTAGCCTACAACAGCGCCTCCGTTTTCTGCGCCAAAGTCCCCTTCCCGCCCAAAACCTCGCCGGAGCCCGCTCTCTTCTTGCCGGAAAATGTCGCCGCTAAATCAAGAAAGTTCTTCTCCATTTCTTTCTCTGCAAAGCAGCCGCCTTTCCCACCAGAGCTCAAATCCCATTTGCCCCTTTTGCACAAGAATCCTAATTTTGCAAAAGAAGTCGACGACTTCTACCCAAAGCGGCGGAAAAGGCAGAAATTCGCAAAGGTGAAGCCTTTTCAAGTTCGGGTGAGGAACTTCTTCAACAAGAATTCATCAAATTCTGCCTGCGAATCTCGCTTTTTCATGACGTGGATCTCATCGGCGGAGTCCTTTGGAGAGAGGGAGATGTTTTCCATCACCAGTTTGTTCAAGACGCATCCAAATGGGTGCTTAATCATAGCCTCGAATTCACTCGATTCAGCAATTGGGATGCAAATCTTGAAACCCTTATTGAGAAAGGGTTTTAGGTTAATGCCAATTTCCCCCAATTTCGAATTCTTGTTCAAGGGCACTCCAGCAGAGGTGTGGTACAACCAGTTGATGCAGGGAAATGTGGATACTGGTGAAGTTGCATTAGGGCAGAATCTCTCCAATCTGCTTAGGCTTGGATTGCTGTATAGATTTGGTGGGATTTACTTAGACACTGATATGATAATCTTGAAGAGTTTTGGGGGTTTGAGGAATGTCATTGGTGCTCAAGCTATTGATCTTGAATCAGGGAATTGGACCAGATTGAATAATGCAGTGATGATCTTTGATGAGGGGCATCCACTTGTGTTCAAGTTCATCCAAGAATTTGCACTCACCTTTGATGGGAACAAATGGGGCCACAACGGGCCCTACCTGGTGTCGAGGGTGGTGGCGAGGGTTGGGGGGCGTCCGGGGTACAACTTCACGGTGATGCCACCGATGGCGTTCTACCCCGTGGATTGGAGCAAGGTCCGGGGCCTGTTTGAAGGGCCGCAGAGCCTGAGCCACTCCAAGTGGCTGCTCGCGAAGCTTAGGCAGATACAGAGCGAGAGCTTCGCTGTGCATCTGTGGAATAAGCAGAGCAGGGGGTTTGAGGTTGAGAAGGGGAGTGTGATCCAACACCTCATGTTTGGTTGTGGTGTTGAGTAaaagtttggattttttttttgaagttaAGATTTTTTTAGGTGGTGTATTTGGATTATCTCAATCCAGGTTTATGGGAGGGGGGCAATATGAACTGATAGTAGTTTGGAGCAgctaaagtttttttttcttttctggaaTTGTAGATCAGTTACATATGATAGTATATAGGTGGCtattgtgttgtgtgtattgGTCTGAATTTGAAATGCAAAATGCAGATTTCTCAGAGCAGTTGATAGATGATGTTGTGTTGTTGCATTCTTGAGTTGGTGATGGATATGTTTTTGAGTTTTTTACTAACTGTTTGAATTTAAATGAAtaggaaaatttgaaaatttggaaAGTTGTTTAATGGAGATGTGAATAAAGAGTGGTTTAGTGCATTTCCAGAGATGCAAACACCTGATTTCTTGCCCTACATTATCATATCTGCTTATGCAATTTGGTAAAATGCCATTATGTTGTACTGTTGTAGGCTAGAGTTTGCTATACAACTCCCTTTTCCCTAAATAAGACTATGAGAGACAAAGAGAGACCTTACCTAAGCTCTATATAGATAACAAAAGTACGTTTTTGGCATCAAACATTGAGAATTTCATTAATGATTACACTTGAATTTGAATATCAATATGAAATATACTAAGTAGAGGTAGCCTCTTTAAAATCCTCCAAGATAAAACTCTACCCAGATAATGcttgtaaaaataaaagtatccatgttatttatcattttttccaaaatggcaaataaacataaatttaaaggttgTATCACGATCGACTGAAATCTGAGACATTTGGCCTCAGATATTTAGCATACAGTCAATTACTATCATTTTTGGCTTTTTGTTATGAgactttttattttgtaaaattgGCATATTTCAAAATAGAAAAGCAACTCACAGAGAATAAGAATAAAAATCTGAAATTGAAATGCAACTACCACCAACTTTGGCATTTATGAATAGAGTGTGAGATAGTTTTAGGAGCTTTCACTCTCGTGGTGTCTTTTCCATGCATGTGCTATTCTTTAACGCATTTCGCTTTCTTGCAACAAATTGTGCGAAGAAGAATTAGCCTCCTATAGTGATTAGGCAAGTCATCCTAAATTAATGTAAGTGCAGGTAAGAGGTGAATAGAGTATGAAATGAATACACGTTTTCTTCACGTTTGGCTGCTCAATCTGTGTCCAACCTAATTGATTTTAACTCCACTATTCACTTAATTTTAACCTtactatattattcttttagttATCATGGATATAGTCTAGGATAGACTCAAATGGGCTTTGTTTAGGATTAATTAGTCAGAGGGGGTAAGGCCCGATGGTTAGTCATGAGATTAGGAAGAAAAAGAGGTTGCTCAGATGGGCCGAGACGTGCCCAGATCTAAAGTCACCGGCTGAGATTTGGCTGAAATAGTGAACTAAACAGATGATTATAGGAGAAGATAGGAATAGTATTGGGAACCGAACGGGCACTTACTTTACAAAAATTTGTGCGAGATTGAATAGGTTTGAAGAATCACACATTCTCATCCAAactcatattttaattagtttttcaTAACTTCAATTtgtaattataaatatagtattaCTGAATATCGATTTGAATCTGTATGCTTGTATAAGCTTGAACCCTCTCATAATAAGACGGTCCATATAAGATTCTACCTCCTATTTATACCACAAAGTTGAAAAACAAACAACCACCCCTTTGGAACATATGATTTGTACTCCTTTATGTCCTTTTGCGGTGGATGAATTATAATTGAGTAAATAATTGGTATATTATTAACTTTTTGTTATGTGAAAatccatatatatgtataccCTATGTTCTTATCATTTACTCTGGAAAATGCTTAGATATTATTGAAGTGGACAGGCTCAGTTGGCCCAGCCCATCAATAACGAAGGCACATTTGGTGGGCCTCGGATATCTTAGCGCTTCTGCTAGTGTTTGGGCTTACCATTTCTTTGTACGAGAGAGAAAGGCCCAACCCAATGtaataataatgaaataatttGTATGCATCATATACCACTTAATAAGTTTATGGTATAGATGCTAGAAGTACTTGTCAATTTAAATCTGAACACCTCCTTTGATACATTTCAATGATGATTCTACACTTGGGTTCATGTATAAATTTACTTGCACTAAATAAAATACGGATGAATCATGTTGCTCCATTCATGTACCAAAATAGTGCATGATTTGGTGCTGCATTAAAACAGTGCAATTTGTCGCCATTTATAATAGTAGTATGATCTTTAACATCCTGCAACTTTCAAAATTAGGAgaaaaaaacttcataaatATGTAGCTGGATCTAAATATCGGCGCGTACAAAACTTTAACCTCACAAGTCCTGCAAATAATGTTTGTGTTTTACAGAAGGTATCTAAcgaagaaaaacaaaaatttaCACTATAAACTAAGTATGAATTAATATTGATTATCAAATTTTTTAACAAAATCGAAGAGCAACCTCGAGCCACTCGAGTATACTATCAAGCTCGAACCTGGTAATAATCCGGTCAATGAGAATACCTGTGGTGGTTCACGAGCTTAGGTGGCATATTTTGCTACATTCATGGCATCTTACATGATTCGATGACTTTGAGAACAGTAAAATGTGTCTCCGGCGAGATCACATTTAGCGTCAGATGGAATTCCTGCACAAAGTCGGAACAAATTCGTCAAGTGATGCAGGTCTTCAGGCAACACAATGTAGACCAGCACCGAGGGCAATGAGCTAATAAATGGAACGTAATCGACCATTAGATTCATGTTAGTGTTCGAGGAACAGCTGGGATACTTCACTGCTTCGATGCTTCGATGAAGATCATCTTTTGTAACTGAATAGACTAGAATATTGCATGTCCTAACATTATGCATATGAAATGAATCAACTTTGTGAAGGTTTCATGAAgaaatacataccacaaatCTCTCCAGCACCGGAACAAGAATTTTCAAGTTGCGACCGGGAAGGCTTTCTGCAATGGTGTTGCGCACTTTCTTGCTggtaatgcataaaaaatagTTGAAGAGAAAAATAGTCTAAGATGTTACAGAAAATATACGGGTCAGTCCACAAGAGTATATCTACCTTTCCATTGAAAGAAAAGCAAGAAGAAGAGCAGCATAAGCTTCTACAATAATTTTCTCAGCTTCCTTCTCTCCTTGTATTATGGATTCTTCATCCTCCTACAACacaaaaggaaataaaactGCATTATGTATAATGTATACCTATAAATGATGACTATGCACGAATCTTTAGATACAAAATCTCATTGTCATCGCTCACTAGGGGTCAAAATGAGTACACAGACCAAATCCCAGAATGAAGGTGTGCATATTGAGtataataatgaaaaaaatagcaAAACCTAGCTCATCTTCAAAATTCCGAATAATTTTGTCCAATCATATCATATTTAAATGAACCCTACTTCTACCTTTCCATTTACCCTTAAACACCATATTGAAAGTTTTTCAAACAGAGGATTAGGTTAGCTTTAACAAATTTCTCACCCAGGACAAACATTTTCCCTCTCCGGCAGCATCCTCAATGCCTTGATTAGACAAAAAGATTGAGCACAGAATTGGAATCATATTGCTTTGCTTCCTCAAGTCAAGACCTACTAGGCAGGGTAGTGAAACACTAACTGCGGCAAGCCGAGATCTGCAACAGAATAAAATGTAGATTTCCTTATTAACAATTTCAACGAGGTAAATTAGGATCCAAAGCCAACGTAGCATGACAATGTCGCAAAAGGTGTTACCTAATGGCTGTAAGGTAGAtgcaatttttatatattaagaaAGAAGACAGGTGTAACTGAAAAAACATGCCTGTTACCAACATCCTTCTCCATCAAATTCACGAGCAAACCCAATATGGTGACAAGAAAATCTAGCTCTTGGTCAGTGAGAGGTGTATTGGTGCAATGGTAGATAGTGAGGCTTGATTTAGATGGAAAAATGTCATTCCTTGCGCGACTTGAGTGTGGCAAACAACATTgtctttaaaatatataatggGAAGAGTATATCAGTATTCTTATCAGCTAAGAGCTAGAAACTGAAGAAAAAAATTCACTGATTCAACAATATTCAAATACCTTAATAGCTGTGAGAAGACATTCTGCCAAGAGGTTGGACTTAACTTCATCACCAACTGAAGAACAAGAGGTCTCCTGGGAATGAAGATATTCCACATTGTTTGATTCTTGTTGGCTTACTGATACAAAATCACTTGTATCTGTATGTCCAATCATAACTGCGCTACCATCTCGTGATTCCCACTTTGAGGGTTCAGAATTATTGTTATGAAATATGAAAGGATCTGCAATTCCAGAGTTGGCAAACCTTGGCTTTCTGTTTCGAGTACAAGATTCCACTCCAGAATCAGCTCTGCTTACATGTGTTGCATGATTTAAATTACAAGATGTTCCATTGCTTGATCCTGCCTGAGAAGATTTAGCTCTCCATTTTTGTGAAGACGCCTGAGTGGCTTCCACACTCGAGTAGGTAGATCTTGGTTGACCAGACATCATGCGTGGATCACACTGATCAAAGCTTTCATGAGAAGTACGTTCCATGCTACTATGCCCTCCTGAGAGATTGCTTTCATGAGAAATAAAACTCCGGAGCAAGGAAACGCCTATACAGTATACAGCAATTAAAAATCTATCAGATGACAGAAAAGAAGTCTTAGTTGTAGGTCTAAATAGTACTGACAAGTTCATCAACaaaattgtaataatggagtgctcatttcagttggaagaagctcggctagaaaggagttcggtaagctcggcttaccgagctggaactagcctggaactagccgagaagaagaagaaggcagaagtcggtaagctcagcggtaaagaagctcggtatggaagctcggtatggaagctcggtaaggaagctcggcgttgagctggaatgagccgagaaggaagagttcggttgtaagccgagaaggagttcggtattgagccgaagaaggagttcggtcttgaaccgagaaggtagaagcaacctagccgaactagccgttggagcagcagttatttagctgagatgtagcggttattcttcttgctttcttgattcttcttgtagttagttagtagcagttgctacgtgattatagggctttaaatagctcaccgtgtatgtagtttagagagagtttaatcaataaagagttttccagttttctctccaagattatcatcttcaatactcaaagtgtgagtgtgtgtgttttctgcattgtgtgatctcatacaacagtgagtgtgtgtgtgatcttattgagtgtgtgaaagccttgtgtgcgtaaatcccaacaagtggcgccgtctgtgggaaagggatattgaagctgatttgcagaggatcaaacggtttcagagatggcagcaaggcttgatgcagagaagttcacaggcaagaatgattatggcctgtggaagatgaagatgaaggcggtcttaattcaacaaggcttggcggcagttcttgcaaaaccagatgagaaaggaaaggctccagtgcttgatgaaaaagctcaggcaaagatggaggagatgcagctcaaggcacattctgcagtgattctgtgccttggagataaggtcttgagggaagttcaagaagccaagactgcggtggagatcttggacaagttagatgaagtttacttggccaaatccttggctaaccggctgtatctcaagaagaggctgtatgcctatagtttttctggagataggtccatcattgagcagctagaggagttcaacaagatcattgatgacctgggatctgttgatgtcaagatctcagatgaggataaggccattctcacattgaatgccttacctagctcgtatgaccagctaagtgatgcaattatctatggaagagataaacctatcacctatgcagaagtctattcagccttgatggccaaagaactccagaagacagccaacagaggctctgcaagctccaatgttcaagctgcagaggccttgaatgtgaagaagttcaagaagcagaacttcaagaagaagtttgagggccctaaaccctcaagttcagatgctcagaaggaaaccagagcttgctattggtgcaagaaacctggacatttgaagaaagattgtcatgcatggaagagaaagatggcctcagagggacacaatcaatctgattgtgtggagagtgctgatcccccggctcaactcatgaatatcagtgatagtggggtcagtcataggtggattatggattcggggtgcagcttccatatgtgccccaatagaagctggtttcatgatcttcaagaagcatcgggtacggttgttcttggtaataaccacatttgtcagatcaaaggaatagggaaggtaaagctaagcctacaagatggctctataaagatcctaactggggtgaggtatattccagaagtaaagaggaacctcatctcattgggaatgctggaacagaaagggttcaccatattgatgagtcaaggaaaattgtttgtgaaatctggagatgcagtgatgatggaggctgacagagagcatattctctattatctgaaggctagggctgttgatggagaaagcaatgcagtgtcagatgattccataatgctatggcacaagagattgggccacccagccgaaggaagcttgaaagaactcatcaagaagggtctgatctctggagatttcaacaagatggacccctgtgagcaatgtatacttggaaaggctaagaaggcaccctatcctacaggtattcactcttctacagcccctttagactacatacatagtgatctttgggggccttcaccggtgtgttcaattggtggaggaaagtattatctagctatcattgatgactatacaagaaagttgtgggtatatattcttaaagaaaaatctgaaacactcacaaagttcaagatatggtgtaaggaggttgagctagagaagggtagaagtgttaaatgcttaaggacagacaatggcctagagttcttgtctgctgagtttgatctgttttgtaaagagaagggtatgaagaggcaccggactgttcctggtaatcctcagcaaaatggtgttgtggagaggatgaataggacaatcctagagagggtgaggtgcctacttcttgggtctggtttgagcagcagattctggggtgaggctgtgtatacagcagcctatctcatcaataaatgcccatctactgccctgaaatctgaaactcctgattacatgtggtatggagctcacagtgactactcaaaatacaaggtgtttgggtgtgcagcctatgctcatgctaggcaaagtaagcttgaagctagggctctgaaatgtatcttgctggggtatcagagaggtgttaaggggtataggctctggtgtattgagcccggtaagcagaaggtcttggtcagtagggatgtggtgttcttggaggatcagatgccattcctgaaagataagccggactccaatgaagatgagggtgatttcttcaaggtggagcctgtgggggttggcctaggagcaggtggagtcatTGACTcggggagtgagtctgattcagataaagaagaggctccaactcagggcaaccaggctggtgagtctatatcagactctatcagggactatcagcttgcaagggacagagttagaagagaaacaaggccaccaacaaagttctctgatgttgtgtattatgctctgtgtgcagctgaaggtattgatggtgcagatccactcacatataaagaagctatgcagagtaaagatagagaaagatggattgaagccatgaatgaggaaatagagtctttactcaagaacaaaacatggattttggtggacaaatccaagctgaatacagatggaaaggagaggaagctgatcagttgcaagtggttgtttaaaaagaaggtgattaagattaacaccttgcacaatccggctgacatgctaacaaagtctctaggtagagacaagtttgatcattgcaagaaattgatcaatgtttgtgcaagaactgagatgagccctcaggtggagaattgtaataatggagtgctcatttcagttggaagaagctcggctagaaaggagttcggtaagctcggcttaccgagctggaactagcctggaactagccgagaagaagaagaaggcagaagtcggtaagctcagcggtaaagaag is part of the Salvia splendens isolate huo1 chromosome 6, SspV2, whole genome shotgun sequence genome and encodes:
- the LOC121809638 gene encoding lactosylceramide 4-alpha-galactosyltransferase-like; amino-acid sequence: MIAAATISCSEMTIEKITDTFLSELLSHLQRSKKSFYALVSLLSLCLLAYNSASVFCAKVPFPPKTSPEPALFLPENVAAKSRKFFSISFSAKQPPFPPELKSHLPLLHKNPNFAKEVDDFYPKRRKRQKFAKVKPFQVRVRNFFNKNSSNSACESRFFMTWISSAESFGEREMFSITSLFKTHPNGCLIIASNSLDSAIGMQILKPLLRKGFRLMPISPNFEFLFKGTPAEVWYNQLMQGNVDTGEVALGQNLSNLLRLGLLYRFGGIYLDTDMIILKSFGGLRNVIGAQAIDLESGNWTRLNNAVMIFDEGHPLVFKFIQEFALTFDGNKWGHNGPYLVSRVVARVGGRPGYNFTVMPPMAFYPVDWSKVRGLFEGPQSLSHSKWLLAKLRQIQSESFAVHLWNKQSRGFEVEKGSVIQHLMFGCGVE
- the LOC121809641 gene encoding wings apart-like protein 2 isoform X4, whose protein sequence is MWNIFIPRRPLVLQLVMKLSPTSWQNVFSQLLRQCCLPHSSRARNDIFPSKSSLTIYHCTNTPLTDQELDFLVTILGLLVNLMEKDVGNRSRLAAVSVSLPCLVGLDLRKQSNMIPILCSIFLSNQGIEDAAGEGKCLSWEDEESIIQGEKEAEKIIVEAYAALLLAFLSMESKKVRNTIAESLPGRNLKILVPVLERFVEFHLTLNVISPETHFTVLKVIESCKMP
- the LOC121809641 gene encoding wings apart-like protein 2 isoform X1 codes for the protein MENATFLSNDNQCHLLRMKGSFGGQQAPRSFTKLILSVIKILSGVSLLRSFISHESNLSGGHSSMERTSHESFDQCDPRMMSGQPRSTYSSVEATQASSQKWRAKSSQAGSSNGTSCNLNHATHVSRADSGVESCTRNRKPRFANSGIADPFIFHNNNSEPSKWESRDGSAVMIGHTDTSDFVSVSQQESNNVEYLHSQETSCSSVGDEVKSNLLAECLLTAIKTMLFATLKSRKE
- the LOC121809641 gene encoding uncharacterized protein LOC121809641 isoform X3 is translated as MLHSSAMIIRMKGSFGGQQAPRSFTKLILSVIKILSGVSLLRSFISHESNLSGGHSSMERTSHESFDQCDPRMMSGQPRSTYSSVEATQASSQKWRAKSSQAGSSNGTSCNLNHATHVSRADSGVESCTRNRKPRFANSGIADPFIFHNNNSEPSKWESRDGSAVMIGHTDTSDFVSVSQQESNNVEYLHSQETSCSSVGDEVKSNLLAECLLTAIKTMLFATLKSRKE
- the LOC121809641 gene encoding wings apart-like protein 2 isoform X2, encoding MLHSSAMIIRYKCHLLRMKGSFGGQQAPRSFTKLILSVIKILSGVSLLRSFISHESNLSGGHSSMERTSHESFDQCDPRMMSGQPRSTYSSVEATQASSQKWRAKSSQAGSSNGTSCNLNHATHVSRADSGVESCTRNRKPRFANSGIADPFIFHNNNSEPSKWESRDGSAVMIGHTDTSDFVSVSQQESNNVEYLHSQETSCSSVGDEVKSNLLAECLLTAIKTMLFATLKSRKE